One Sphingomonas sp. LHG3406-1 genomic window carries:
- the dprA gene encoding DNA-processing protein DprA, with translation MSEADLLARIRLIRSQSIGPITFRQLLLRFGSAEAALRAVPDLAARGGGRMPALFGEDQARRERDRVEAIGGRYLSIGQGLYPPLLAEADNAPPLLTALGDIGLLDQPMVAMVGARNASAAACRFARGLAHELGREGTVVVSGLARGIDAAAHEGALDTGTVGVIAGGLDNFYPPENERLQRAVAERGLVLAEMPPGTEPRARHFPYRNRIIAGLCPGTIVVEAAPRSGSLITARLAAEMGREVMAVPGSPLDPRAQGCNGLIRDGATLVQNAAEVLEALRPGLGRVRSQRDLFSAASEVPGFAGTTDEPGEAERRTVEELLGPSPAPVDEIVRLSGLEPGAVQLVLLELDLAGRLDRHAGGKVSFRQGE, from the coding sequence TTGAGCGAGGCCGATCTCCTCGCCCGGATCCGCCTGATCCGGTCGCAGAGCATCGGGCCCATCACCTTTCGTCAGCTGCTCCTGCGCTTCGGCAGTGCCGAGGCGGCGCTTCGGGCCGTGCCGGACCTTGCCGCGCGCGGCGGCGGGCGGATGCCGGCGCTGTTCGGCGAGGACCAGGCGCGGCGCGAGCGCGACCGGGTCGAGGCGATCGGCGGGCGCTACCTCAGCATCGGGCAGGGCCTCTATCCGCCGCTGCTGGCCGAGGCCGACAATGCGCCGCCGCTGCTGACGGCGCTTGGCGACATTGGCCTTCTCGACCAGCCGATGGTGGCGATGGTGGGGGCGCGCAACGCCAGCGCCGCGGCCTGCCGCTTCGCGCGCGGCCTTGCCCACGAACTGGGGCGCGAGGGGACCGTGGTCGTGTCGGGGCTTGCGCGCGGGATCGATGCGGCGGCGCATGAGGGGGCGCTGGACACGGGCACGGTTGGCGTAATCGCCGGCGGGCTCGACAACTTCTACCCGCCCGAGAATGAGCGGCTGCAGCGCGCGGTGGCGGAAAGGGGGCTGGTGCTGGCCGAGATGCCGCCCGGGACCGAGCCGCGCGCCCGCCATTTCCCCTATCGCAACCGGATCATCGCTGGGCTCTGCCCCGGGACGATCGTGGTCGAGGCGGCGCCGCGATCGGGCTCGCTGATCACCGCACGGCTGGCGGCCGAAATGGGGCGCGAGGTGATGGCGGTGCCCGGCAGCCCGCTCGATCCACGGGCGCAAGGCTGCAATGGCCTCATCCGCGACGGAGCGACCCTGGTCCAGAATGCAGCCGAGGTGCTTGAGGCACTTCGGCCCGGGCTGGGCCGGGTGCGGTCGCAAAGGGACCTGTTCTCGGCTGCTTCCGAGGTCCCAGGCTTCGCCGGGACGACGGACGAGCCGGGTGAAGCGGAGCGGCGCACTGTCGAGGAACTGCTTGGACCGTCGCCGGCGCCCGTGGACGAGATCGTCCGGTTGTCTGGTCTCGAGCCCGGCGCCGTGCAGCTGGTCCTGCTGGAACTGGATCTTGCGGGCCGGCTCGACCGGCATGCCGGGGGAAAGGTCAGCTTTCGTCAAGGGGAGTAG
- the plsY gene encoding glycerol-3-phosphate 1-O-acyltransferase PlsY translates to MSQGLLLALALGYALGSIPFGLILTRLTGRGDIRTIGSGNIGATNVLRTGSKGLAAATLVLDALKGTAAVLIAQRFLPGYEIAAAGGAMIGHLYPVWLKFRGGKGVATYLGVLIPLFPPAAALYAGLWIAFLLLVRISSVAGMTAALSAPLLAAFRDRSDLLPLLAGLSVLVIWKHKENIVRLRAGTEPRVGRSRA, encoded by the coding sequence ATGTCTCAAGGCCTGCTTCTCGCCCTCGCGCTTGGTTATGCGCTCGGTTCCATTCCCTTCGGGCTGATCCTGACGCGGCTGACCGGGCGGGGGGACATCAGGACCATCGGCTCGGGCAATATCGGCGCGACCAACGTGCTTCGGACCGGGTCCAAGGGGCTGGCGGCGGCGACGCTGGTGCTGGATGCGCTGAAGGGGACGGCGGCGGTGCTGATCGCGCAGCGCTTCCTGCCCGGCTACGAGATTGCGGCGGCGGGCGGGGCGATGATCGGGCATCTCTATCCCGTCTGGCTGAAGTTCCGCGGCGGCAAGGGGGTGGCAACCTATCTCGGCGTGCTGATCCCGCTCTTCCCGCCGGCGGCGGCGCTGTACGCGGGGTTGTGGATCGCCTTCCTGCTGCTCGTCCGTATCTCCTCGGTTGCGGGCATGACGGCGGCGCTGTCGGCACCGCTGCTGGCGGCGTTCAGGGATCGGTCGGACCTGCTGCCGCTGCTCGCCGGGCTGAGCGTCCTGGTCATCTGGAAGCACAAGGAGAACATCGTTCGCCTTCGCGCCGGGACCGAGCCGCGGGTCGGGCGGAGCAGGGCTTGA
- the murI gene encoding glutamate racemase yields MKPETPLLFFDSGVGGLSVLGPTRALLPTAPIVYVADSAAFPYGTRSEAEIAARVPALLGRLTERFRPRIAVIACNTASTIALAYVRAALDIPVVGTVPAIKPAAEQSRTRIIGVLGTPATVRQPYVDDLAARFAADCTVLRHGSAELVELAERKLAGEAIDSADIDAAVAPLTGQGMDVVVLACTHFPLLSKELAAALPGVAQVDGGPGIARRIAHLTAGQPWPVQPPPGIAVFTGEGPAPAVAAALTDFGIGDLRNI; encoded by the coding sequence GTGAAGCCCGAAACCCCTCTCCTCTTTTTCGATTCCGGCGTCGGGGGCCTCAGCGTCCTCGGACCCACTCGCGCGCTTCTGCCGACCGCGCCGATCGTCTATGTCGCCGACAGCGCCGCCTTTCCCTACGGCACCCGCTCCGAAGCCGAGATCGCGGCGCGTGTGCCGGCCCTGCTTGGCCGGCTGACCGAGCGCTTCCGGCCGCGCATCGCCGTCATCGCCTGCAACACCGCCTCGACCATCGCCCTCGCCTATGTCCGCGCCGCGCTCGACATTCCGGTGGTCGGCACCGTGCCCGCGATCAAGCCGGCGGCCGAACAGTCGCGGACCCGCATCATCGGCGTGCTCGGAACTCCTGCAACCGTCCGCCAGCCCTATGTCGACGACCTCGCCGCCCGCTTCGCTGCCGACTGCACCGTCCTCCGCCACGGCTCGGCCGAGCTAGTCGAGCTGGCCGAACGCAAGCTTGCCGGGGAGGCCATCGACTCCGCCGACATCGACGCCGCCGTTGCCCCGCTCACGGGCCAGGGGATGGACGTGGTCGTCCTCGCCTGCACCCACTTCCCGCTGCTCAGCAAGGAGCTCGCGGCGGCCCTCCCCGGCGTCGCGCAGGTGGACGGCGGCCCCGGCATCGCGCGCCGCATCGCCCATCTCACCGCCGGGCAGCCATGGCCGGTTCAGCCGCCGCCCGGCATTGCCGTCTTCACCGGGGAAGGACCGGCGCCCGCAGTCGCCGCAGCTTTGACCGACTTCGGCATCGGTGACCTAAGAAACATTTGA
- the hemA gene encoding 5-aminolevulinate synthase, producing MDYQNVFKAAIDRLHDEGRYRVFIDILRNKGSYPNARCFAGHNGPKPITVWCSNDYLGMGQHPAVIAAMEEALHDVGAGSGGTRNIGGNTHYHVNLEAELADLHGKEAALLFTSGYVSNEAALSTLGKLLPGCVIFSDELNHASMIAGIKNSGCEKKIFRHNDLAHLEELLEAEDPDRPKLIAFESVYSMDGDIAPIAAICDLADRYGAITYLDEVHAVGMYGTRGGGISERDAVADRVTIIEGTLGKAFGVMGGYIAAARDIVDCIRSYAPGFIFTTSLSPVLVAGALASVRHLKQSAEEREGQQAAAAMLKRKFADAGLPVMDSVTHIVPLLVGCPMKAKRISDILLAEYGFYVQPINYPTVPRGTERLRFTPGPTHSAEMQDELTGALVEIWDRLEMREAA from the coding sequence GTGGATTACCAGAACGTCTTCAAGGCCGCCATCGACCGGCTGCACGACGAAGGCCGCTACCGGGTCTTCATCGACATTCTGCGCAACAAGGGGTCATATCCCAACGCGCGCTGCTTTGCCGGCCACAACGGACCGAAGCCGATCACCGTGTGGTGCTCGAACGACTACCTCGGCATGGGCCAGCACCCAGCCGTCATCGCGGCCATGGAAGAAGCGCTGCACGACGTTGGTGCCGGTTCGGGCGGCACCCGCAACATCGGCGGCAACACCCACTACCACGTCAACCTCGAGGCCGAGCTCGCCGACCTTCACGGCAAGGAAGCGGCGCTGCTGTTCACCAGCGGCTACGTCTCGAACGAGGCGGCCCTGTCGACCCTCGGAAAGCTCCTGCCCGGCTGCGTCATCTTTTCGGACGAACTCAACCACGCCTCGATGATCGCGGGCATCAAGAATTCGGGCTGCGAGAAGAAGATCTTCCGCCACAACGACCTCGCCCACCTCGAGGAACTGCTCGAGGCCGAGGATCCCGACCGGCCCAAGCTGATCGCCTTCGAAAGCGTCTATTCGATGGACGGCGACATCGCCCCGATCGCCGCCATCTGCGACCTCGCCGACCGCTACGGCGCCATCACCTACCTCGACGAAGTTCATGCCGTCGGCATGTACGGGACCCGCGGCGGCGGCATCTCCGAGCGCGACGCGGTCGCCGACCGGGTCACCATCATCGAGGGCACGCTCGGCAAGGCGTTCGGCGTGATGGGCGGCTACATCGCCGCCGCCCGCGACATCGTCGACTGCATCCGCAGCTATGCGCCGGGCTTCATCTTCACCACCTCGCTGTCGCCCGTGCTGGTCGCCGGCGCCCTGGCGAGCGTCCGCCACCTCAAGCAGAGCGCCGAGGAGCGCGAGGGCCAGCAGGCCGCCGCCGCCATGCTCAAGCGCAAGTTCGCCGACGCCGGCCTGCCGGTGATGGACTCGGTCACGCACATCGTGCCGCTGCTGGTCGGCTGCCCGATGAAGGCCAAGCGGATTAGCGACATCCTGCTCGCGGAATACGGCTTCTACGTGCAGCCGATCAACTATCCGACCGTCCCCCGCGGGACCGAGCGCCTCCGCTTCACCCCCGGCCCGACGCACAGCGCCGAGATGCAGGACGAACTGACCGGCGCCCTGGTCGAGATCTGGGACCGTTTGGAAATGCGCGAAGCGGCCTAG
- a CDS encoding DUF3429 domain-containing protein, with amino-acid sequence MRIPLPALLLGFAGLIPPAVLTGVALFDIGLFAPSTPGFVRTYAAVILSFLGGSWWAFACREGRPRSWLLGIAVVPSLAGWWAIFSFNPPQAMFALAVLLVAALAVDALLVRRRLAPGWWMALRVPLSVGLAACCALSGWTLVR; translated from the coding sequence ATGCGCATTCCACTTCCCGCCCTGCTGCTCGGCTTCGCCGGCCTGATCCCGCCCGCCGTGCTGACCGGCGTGGCCCTATTCGACATCGGCTTGTTCGCGCCGTCGACGCCCGGTTTCGTCCGCACCTATGCGGCGGTGATCCTGAGCTTCCTCGGCGGCAGCTGGTGGGCCTTCGCCTGCCGCGAGGGACGGCCGCGCTCGTGGCTGCTGGGGATTGCGGTGGTGCCGTCGCTGGCGGGCTGGTGGGCAATCTTCAGCTTCAACCCGCCCCAGGCGATGTTCGCATTGGCGGTGCTGCTGGTGGCGGCGCTGGCGGTCGACGCGCTGCTGGTGCGGCGGCGGCTGGCGCCGGGCTGGTGGATGGCGCTCCGGGTGCCGCTGAGCGTTGGGCTGGCGGCTTGCTGCGCGCTGAGTGGGTGGACGCTGGTGCGGTGA
- the rpiB gene encoding ribose 5-phosphate isomerase B — translation MTIALAADHAGFALKDALADWLREAGHEVLDLGTNGPDSVDYPRFGSLLAEAVAAGRAERGIVVCGSGIGISIAVNRNPNCRCALVNEPLSAALAREHNDANVLALGARLTGIDLAKACVTAFLSTDFAGGRHQARVDLLSAATGD, via the coding sequence ATGACCATCGCCCTTGCCGCCGACCATGCCGGATTCGCGCTGAAGGACGCCCTCGCCGACTGGCTCCGCGAAGCCGGGCATGAGGTGCTCGACCTTGGCACCAATGGCCCCGACAGCGTCGACTATCCCCGCTTCGGATCGCTCCTCGCCGAAGCCGTGGCGGCCGGCCGGGCGGAGCGCGGCATCGTCGTCTGCGGTTCGGGCATCGGCATCTCCATTGCGGTCAACCGCAACCCGAACTGCCGCTGCGCCCTCGTCAACGAGCCTCTGTCGGCCGCCCTCGCCCGCGAGCATAACGACGCCAACGTCCTGGCACTCGGCGCCCGGCTGACCGGCATCGACCTTGCCAAGGCCTGCGTCACCGCCTTCCTTTCGACCGACTTCGCCGGCGGGCGCCACCAGGCCCGCGTCGACCTTCTTTCCGCCGCCACCGGAGACTGA
- the glyA gene encoding serine hydroxymethyltransferase, which translates to MTMATAANLNLVQPQGFFTRHLAEADTDVAKAIDDELAREQTQIELIASENIVSRAVLEAQGSVFTNKYAEGYPGRRYYQGCHPSDAVETLAIERAKQLFGCGFANVQPHSGAQANGAVFLALLQPGDTILGMSLAAGGHLTHGAPPAQSGKWFNAVRYGVREQDHLVDFDELERLATEHKPKLIIAGGSAYPRILDFARFRAVADKVGAYLMVDMAHFAGLVAAGEHPSPFGHAHVVTTTTHKTLRGPRGGMIMTDDEALAKKFNSAVFPGLQGGPLMHVIAAKAVAFGEALQPDFKSYAKAVITNARALAGRLKERGADLVAGGTDTHLALVDLRPLGITGKDADESLERAGITCNKNGIPFDPLPPLKTSGIRVGSPAGTTRGFGEAEFREIADMVADVLDGLKANGAEGNGEVERAVNVRVRALCARFPIYQG; encoded by the coding sequence CTGACCATGGCTACCGCCGCCAACCTCAACCTCGTCCAGCCGCAGGGCTTCTTCACTAGGCACCTCGCCGAGGCCGATACCGACGTCGCCAAGGCCATCGACGATGAACTCGCCCGCGAACAGACGCAGATCGAGCTCATCGCCTCCGAGAACATCGTCAGCCGCGCGGTGCTCGAGGCGCAGGGCTCGGTCTTCACCAACAAATATGCCGAAGGCTATCCCGGCCGCCGCTATTACCAGGGCTGCCACCCGTCCGACGCGGTCGAGACTCTGGCGATCGAGCGGGCCAAGCAACTGTTCGGCTGCGGCTTCGCCAACGTGCAGCCCCATTCGGGCGCGCAGGCGAACGGCGCAGTCTTCCTCGCCTTGCTCCAGCCCGGCGACACCATCCTCGGCATGAGCCTCGCCGCCGGCGGCCACCTCACCCACGGCGCGCCCCCGGCCCAGTCGGGCAAGTGGTTCAACGCCGTCCGATATGGCGTCCGCGAGCAGGACCATCTGGTCGATTTCGACGAACTCGAGCGGCTCGCCACCGAGCACAAGCCCAAGCTGATCATCGCCGGCGGCTCGGCCTATCCGCGCATCCTCGACTTCGCCCGCTTCCGCGCCGTCGCGGACAAGGTTGGCGCCTATCTGATGGTCGACATGGCCCATTTCGCCGGCCTCGTCGCGGCAGGCGAACATCCCTCGCCCTTCGGCCACGCCCATGTCGTCACCACCACCACCCACAAGACCCTGCGCGGCCCGCGCGGCGGCATGATCATGACCGACGACGAGGCATTGGCGAAGAAGTTCAACTCGGCGGTCTTCCCGGGCCTGCAGGGCGGTCCGCTGATGCATGTCATCGCCGCCAAGGCAGTGGCGTTCGGCGAGGCGCTGCAGCCGGACTTCAAGAGCTACGCCAAGGCGGTCATCACCAACGCCCGCGCGCTCGCCGGCCGCCTCAAGGAGCGCGGCGCCGACCTCGTCGCCGGCGGGACCGACACCCACCTCGCTCTGGTGGACCTCCGCCCGCTCGGGATCACCGGCAAGGATGCGGACGAGAGTCTCGAGCGCGCCGGCATCACCTGCAACAAGAACGGCATTCCGTTCGACCCGCTCCCGCCGCTCAAGACCAGCGGCATCCGCGTCGGCTCGCCCGCTGGCACCACCCGCGGCTTCGGAGAAGCCGAATTCCGTGAAATCGCCGACATGGTCGCCGACGTCCTTGATGGCCTCAAGGCCAATGGCGCCGAGGGCAATGGCGAGGTCGAGCGCGCGGTGAACGTCCGCGTTCGCGCGCTCTGCGC